In a single window of the Allobranchiibius huperziae genome:
- a CDS encoding antibiotic biosynthesis monooxygenase family protein gives MTTIKINAITVPAGSGGELAHRFAARAGAVDHADGFEGFELLRPTDDREQWLVITRWRDEESFQAWVTSPEFADGHRSAVERAGGDAPRPVSTHSEVWNYEVAGGSSGTPDEG, from the coding sequence ATGACCACGATCAAGATCAATGCCATCACCGTCCCAGCCGGTTCGGGCGGTGAGCTCGCGCACCGGTTCGCTGCCCGAGCCGGCGCAGTCGACCACGCCGATGGCTTCGAAGGTTTCGAGCTGCTGCGCCCGACCGACGACAGGGAACAGTGGCTGGTCATCACCCGCTGGCGCGACGAGGAATCCTTCCAGGCCTGGGTGACCTCGCCCGAGTTCGCCGACGGCCACCGTTCAGCCGTCGAGCGGGCGGGCGGTGACGCACCGCGGCCCGTTTCCACCCACAGCGAGGTGTGGAACTACGAGGTGGCAGGTGGCTCGTCCGGGACGCCGGACGAAGGGTGA